From Trichoplusia ni isolate ovarian cell line Hi5 chromosome 11, tn1, whole genome shotgun sequence, the proteins below share one genomic window:
- the LOC113498827 gene encoding protein hairy has protein sequence MVTGIAGSPQQAASNTVVVNMSSPGPQPDQKKNTDNRRSNKPIMEKRRRARINNCLNELKALILDAMKKDPARHSKLEKADILEMTVKHLEGLRSEGSGSPDRFRAGYRHCLSEVAKFQGIEPTLRRRLVRHLEGCVTSPGSRPASAPTPPSDNEDVPQTQHSTIFISAGPGSGVRLVPTRLSNGDIALVLPAGVNASTLGAIPTLVPLSPRDASSSTSSEPRCYSPASSGWGTPPPPNEDSAPLALVTRKQPSEEKPWRPW, from the exons ATGGTGACGGGTATCGCCGGCAGCCCGCAGCAGGCCGCCTCTAACACAGTGGTGGTGAACATGAGCTCTCCAGGGCCGCAGCCAGACCAGAAAAAGAATACTGATAATAGAAGG AGTAATAAACCTATCATGGAGAAAAGGAGGAGAGCGCGTATCAACAACTGCTTGAACGAACTGAAGGCGTTGATTTTGGATGCGATGAAGAAAGAC CCTGCAAGACATTCAAAATTAGAGAAGGCTGACATATTAGAAATGACTGTGAAGCATTTAGAGGGTCTTCGTTCCGAAGGCTCAGGTTCGCCGGACAGGTTCCGTGCTGGGTACAGGCATTGCTTGTCCGAAGTGGCGAAGTTCCAGGGTATAGAGCCCACGTTGAGGAGGCGGCTAGTGCGGCACCTTGAGGGCTGTGTGACCTCGCCGGGATCAAGGCCAGCCTCAGCCCCCACGCCTCCTTCTGACAACGAAGACGTTCCCCAAACTCAGCATTCTACAATCTTTATATCCG CTGGTCCAGGCTCAGGCGTCCGCCTGGTCCCAACCAGGTTGTCCAACGGGGACATCGCGCTGGTCCTACCTGCGGGAGTCAACGCCAGCACTCTCGGCGCCATCCCAACACTGGTACCTTTATCCCCACGGGATGCTTCTTCCTCCACGTCATCAGAACCCAGATGTTACTCCCCAGCGAGCTCCGGCTGGGGGACGCCTCCCCCTCCGAACGAGGACTCCGCTCCTCTCGCCCTAGTAACAAGAAAACAACCCTCAGAAGAAAAGCCCTGGCGACCTTGGTGA